The following proteins are co-located in the Rhodococcus opacus B4 genome:
- a CDS encoding SWIM zinc finger family protein — MTDAVTHPRFPAQKGRRTRGRTWWAQRWVDDVEQAALDSDTLKRGRAYARGGLVGPLTFAPGLVSADVHTDDESLHVRIRVDPLDERQWGEVLTTLASRSGHVAQLSSGTLPRELDEDLAAVDVSLIPSMFDADATCTCEEWDVPCRHAAAVLYQAAWVLDDDPLLFFLLRGRDGQEIVHRRHDAHAETSRSSFDDSCVPVPATTAYAAVPGPLPAPPRPGGSPVRPRWFDDAPPEVRADAVWSAIVTAISRYGDRA; from the coding sequence GTGACCGACGCCGTCACGCATCCCCGCTTCCCCGCGCAGAAGGGCCGCCGCACACGCGGCAGGACCTGGTGGGCGCAGCGCTGGGTCGACGACGTCGAGCAGGCCGCGCTCGACTCGGACACGCTGAAACGCGGACGCGCCTACGCCCGTGGCGGACTGGTCGGTCCGCTCACGTTCGCGCCCGGCCTCGTCTCTGCGGACGTCCACACCGACGACGAGAGCCTGCACGTGCGGATCCGGGTGGACCCGCTGGACGAGCGCCAGTGGGGCGAGGTGCTCACGACCCTCGCGTCGCGCAGCGGTCACGTCGCCCAGTTGTCGAGTGGAACGCTCCCCCGCGAACTCGACGAGGATCTCGCGGCCGTCGACGTCTCACTGATTCCGTCGATGTTCGACGCCGACGCGACGTGCACCTGCGAGGAGTGGGACGTGCCGTGCCGCCACGCCGCCGCGGTGCTGTACCAGGCCGCATGGGTCCTCGACGACGACCCACTGCTGTTCTTCCTCCTGCGCGGACGCGACGGACAGGAGATCGTGCACCGCAGGCACGACGCGCACGCGGAAACGTCCCGGTCGTCCTTTGACGATTCGTGCGTCCCGGTGCCCGCGACGACCGCCTACGCCGCAGTGCCCGGACCGCTTCCGGCGCCGCCTCGCCCCGGCGGAAGCCCGGTGCGGCCACGCTGGTTCGACGACGCTCCCCCCGAAGTTCGGGCCGACGCCGTCTGGTCTGCGATCGTCACTGCGATTTCGCGATACGGAGACCGTGCCTGA
- a CDS encoding UBP-type zinc finger domain-containing protein — MTQSNNWHDPDLNMIRDVVAHTSDGCEGCLALGTRWEHLMLCLTCGYVGCSDGSPMRHARHHAERSGHPIVQSLHAGDNWRWCFVHDVQICTPYPATGARVVAPSLVPGPADDLRHGLRIAKSQ; from the coding sequence ATGACCCAATCCAATAACTGGCACGATCCCGATCTGAACATGATCCGCGATGTCGTCGCGCACACGTCGGACGGGTGCGAGGGCTGTCTCGCACTCGGTACCCGCTGGGAGCACCTGATGTTGTGCCTGACGTGTGGCTACGTCGGATGCAGTGACGGATCACCGATGCGGCACGCGCGTCATCATGCGGAACGCAGCGGTCATCCGATAGTCCAGTCGCTCCATGCGGGTGACAACTGGCGTTGGTGCTTCGTGCACGACGTCCAGATCTGCACGCCGTATCCGGCGACCGGGGCCCGGGTAGTCGCACCGAGTCTGGTGCCCGGGCCTGCGGACGACCTCAGGCACGGTCTCCGTATCGCGAAATCGCAGTGA
- a CDS encoding PucR family transcriptional regulator: MDLDAAPDPRVDHTPRATNLSAVLAVTAHMHDCGNRDEILSLLAEALPELGPFSVEPVTVMTGDVPDDDVWRHRVLLDDSWSRPVSLTLRADYPPTPVQATLLELLIQHAGAALRAASLRSRSATQERQLRDAADEITAIGARAARLEEEAKIHRIFGRLAATGAEETAIAETLHEVTGLAVGIEDAFGNLRVLAASDGSGPAPRYRKVGGGNRVDVLRRATMEGRPLRDDNRIVQLVRPGRTLLGVLYLSDPEHRATDLDTFALEHAATMLAVDMAHRRSLAETEARLSRDLGADLLAGTDDDSAYSRADALGYDLHTPQRVLVVHWGSDTPVESVTEAFRRHLTATDSSALLVHGNEHRTGVLTAVMDAKADVNTVFASLKKSLGPAVGVIGVGSESTSPSTLPESYTHAIRALDIRKQSLSPHGVALFDELGVYRILDSHSSTGDVEAFVREWLGPLLDYDREHRSTMTATLAQYLECGGKYDETAQALRIHRSTLRYRMSRIHELTGRDLRSVDTRLNLHLAARALQVLAGGAPG; encoded by the coding sequence ATGGATCTGGATGCAGCCCCAGACCCGAGGGTGGATCACACCCCGCGGGCCACCAACCTGTCGGCGGTGCTGGCCGTGACCGCACACATGCACGACTGCGGGAATCGGGACGAGATCCTGTCCCTGCTCGCCGAAGCCCTCCCCGAACTCGGCCCCTTCTCGGTCGAACCCGTCACCGTCATGACGGGCGACGTCCCCGACGACGACGTCTGGCGACACCGGGTATTGCTCGACGATTCGTGGTCCAGGCCGGTGTCGCTGACACTGCGGGCCGACTACCCGCCGACGCCGGTGCAGGCGACGCTCCTCGAATTGTTGATCCAGCATGCGGGGGCTGCCCTGCGCGCCGCGTCGCTCCGTTCCCGGTCCGCCACCCAGGAACGCCAACTGCGCGATGCCGCGGACGAGATCACCGCAATCGGCGCGAGGGCCGCGCGACTCGAAGAGGAAGCGAAGATTCACCGCATCTTCGGGCGACTCGCCGCGACCGGCGCCGAGGAGACCGCCATCGCCGAGACCCTCCACGAGGTGACCGGACTCGCCGTCGGTATCGAGGACGCGTTCGGCAATCTTCGTGTCCTGGCCGCGTCCGACGGGTCCGGCCCGGCACCCCGGTACCGCAAGGTCGGTGGGGGGAACCGGGTCGACGTCCTGCGCCGCGCCACGATGGAGGGGCGCCCGCTGCGGGACGACAACCGGATCGTGCAGCTGGTCCGGCCCGGCCGGACACTTCTCGGTGTCCTCTATCTGTCCGACCCGGAGCACCGCGCCACCGATCTCGACACCTTCGCCCTCGAGCACGCCGCGACGATGCTCGCCGTCGACATGGCACACCGCAGATCGCTCGCCGAGACGGAGGCACGGCTGAGCCGCGATCTCGGAGCAGATCTACTCGCCGGCACCGACGACGACAGCGCCTACTCGCGTGCCGACGCGCTCGGCTACGACCTGCACACACCGCAACGCGTCCTGGTCGTCCACTGGGGTTCGGACACACCCGTCGAGTCCGTCACGGAAGCGTTCCGGCGCCACCTGACGGCCACCGACTCGTCGGCCCTCCTCGTCCACGGCAACGAGCACCGAACCGGTGTCCTCACGGCAGTCATGGACGCGAAGGCAGACGTGAACACCGTCTTCGCGTCGTTGAAGAAGTCACTCGGCCCTGCAGTCGGCGTGATCGGGGTCGGATCCGAATCCACCTCGCCCAGCACACTCCCCGAGTCGTACACCCACGCGATCCGCGCCCTCGACATCCGGAAGCAGTCGCTCTCGCCTCACGGTGTGGCACTGTTCGACGAACTCGGCGTCTACCGGATTCTCGACTCGCACAGCAGCACCGGAGATGTCGAGGCATTCGTGCGGGAATGGCTGGGTCCCCTGCTCGACTACGACCGGGAGCACCGCAGCACGATGACGGCCACACTCGCCCAATACCTCGAATGCGGCGGCAAGTACGACGAAACCGCGCAGGCTCTCAGGATCCACCGCAGCACCCTCCGGTACCGGATGTCCCGTATTCACGAACTGACCGGCCGTGATCTCCGCAGTGTCGACACCCGCCTGAATCTTCACCTGGCGGCACGGGCACTACAGGTCCTGGCCGGCGGCGCGCCGGGGTGA
- the murA gene encoding UDP-N-acetylglucosamine 1-carboxyvinyltransferase → MSERFLVTGGNRLVGEVSVGGAKNSVLKLMAAALLAEGTTTVTNCPDILDVPLMADVLRGLGCDVDLDDSVVRITTPAEPKHHADFAAVRQFRASVCVLGPLVARCRRAVVALPGGDAIGSRPLDMHQSGLRLLGAHSTIEHGCVVAQADDLHGANIRLAFPSVGATENILMAAVLAKGETVIDNAAREPEIVDLCNMLNQMGAKVRGAGTSTLTIQGVPKLEPTTHRVIGDRIVAATWGIAASMTRGDVRVRGVNPKHLGLVLDKLRVAGAEVTAEADGFRVVQEARPTAVNFATLPYPGFPTDLQPMAIGLAAVAEGTSMITENVFEARFRFVEEMIRLGADARTDGHHAVIRGIAQLSSAPVWSSDIRAGAGLVLAGLVADGVTEVHDVFHIDRGYPRFVEILQELGGRIERVDAEPSPSR, encoded by the coding sequence GTGAGCGAACGCTTCCTTGTCACCGGCGGTAACCGCCTCGTAGGTGAAGTGTCTGTCGGGGGCGCGAAGAACAGCGTTCTCAAGCTGATGGCGGCAGCGCTGTTGGCTGAGGGCACCACAACTGTCACCAATTGCCCGGACATCCTGGATGTTCCCTTGATGGCCGACGTCCTGCGCGGCCTCGGCTGCGACGTGGACCTCGACGATTCCGTCGTCCGGATCACGACACCCGCCGAACCCAAACATCACGCCGATTTCGCGGCGGTGCGCCAGTTCCGCGCGTCGGTATGCGTGCTGGGACCGTTGGTCGCGCGCTGCAGGCGCGCCGTGGTCGCGCTCCCCGGTGGCGACGCCATCGGTTCGAGGCCGCTCGACATGCACCAGTCGGGGCTGCGGTTGCTGGGTGCGCACAGCACGATCGAACACGGCTGCGTCGTCGCGCAAGCCGACGACCTGCACGGGGCGAACATCCGGCTCGCGTTCCCGTCGGTGGGCGCGACGGAGAACATCCTGATGGCCGCCGTGCTCGCCAAGGGCGAGACGGTGATCGACAACGCGGCTCGGGAACCCGAGATCGTCGACCTGTGCAACATGCTGAATCAGATGGGCGCCAAGGTCCGGGGCGCCGGCACGTCCACGCTGACCATCCAGGGCGTCCCCAAGCTCGAGCCCACGACACACCGTGTCATCGGCGACCGGATCGTCGCGGCGACGTGGGGGATTGCCGCGTCGATGACCCGCGGTGACGTGCGCGTGCGCGGGGTCAACCCGAAGCATCTCGGCCTGGTGCTCGACAAACTGCGGGTGGCGGGCGCCGAGGTCACGGCCGAGGCCGACGGATTCCGGGTGGTCCAGGAAGCGCGGCCGACGGCCGTCAACTTTGCGACGCTGCCCTATCCGGGATTCCCCACCGACCTGCAGCCGATGGCCATCGGTCTCGCGGCGGTCGCGGAGGGAACGTCGATGATCACGGAGAACGTCTTCGAGGCGCGATTCCGTTTCGTCGAAGAGATGATCCGGTTGGGCGCCGATGCGCGAACGGACGGCCATCACGCGGTCATCCGGGGAATCGCGCAGCTGTCGAGCGCGCCGGTGTGGTCGTCGGACATCCGGGCCGGCGCCGGCCTGGTGCTGGCGGGGCTCGTCGCCGACGGGGTGACCGAAGTGCACGACGTCTTCCACATCGACCGCGGTTACCCCCGCTTCGTCGAGATCCTGCAGGAACTCGGTGGCCGCATCGAACGAGTGGATGCGGAACCCAGTCCTTCACGGTGA
- a CDS encoding cob(I)yrinic acid a,c-diamide adenosyltransferase has translation MAVHLTKIYTRTGDDGTTGLSDFSRVSKNDPRLIAYADCDEANASIGVAVALGDPPAEIRSMLRQIQNDLFDAGADLSTPVEAEPKYPPLRITGEYIDRLEGWCDELNERLEPLNSFILPGGTALGALLHVARTVTRRAERSAWAAVDANPETTNALPAKYLNRLSDLLFIVSRLANPEGDVLWKPGAGKS, from the coding sequence ATGGCCGTACACCTCACCAAGATCTATACCCGGACCGGCGACGACGGGACCACCGGACTCAGCGATTTCTCCCGTGTGTCGAAGAACGATCCGCGGCTGATCGCGTACGCCGACTGCGACGAGGCGAACGCCTCGATCGGCGTTGCGGTGGCGCTGGGCGACCCGCCGGCGGAGATCCGGTCGATGCTGCGGCAGATCCAAAACGATCTGTTCGATGCCGGCGCCGACCTCTCCACCCCGGTGGAGGCGGAACCGAAGTACCCGCCGCTGCGTATCACCGGCGAGTACATCGATCGGCTCGAAGGCTGGTGCGACGAACTGAACGAACGCCTGGAACCGCTGAACTCGTTCATTCTCCCGGGCGGAACGGCGCTGGGCGCCCTGCTGCACGTGGCACGAACGGTGACTCGTCGCGCCGAGCGGTCGGCGTGGGCGGCAGTCGATGCAAATCCGGAGACCACCAACGCGCTGCCGGCAAAATACCTCAACCGCCTGTCGGATCTGCTGTTCATCGTCAGCAGGCTCGCGAACCCCGAGGGCGACGTGCTCTGGAAGCCGGGAGCCGGAAAGTCCTGA
- a CDS encoding DUF2550 domain-containing protein: MTVLIILVVLLAAFVAVFLYRLAVLRRGGTAAILRVTPAPGDTGWRHGVIRYGEGSLVFFKLSSLRPGPDSRIERQGIEVAGRRSPEGSEFDIMSEEIIILSVRDRGSSYEIALDGGALTAFLSWVESRPSGRSVRGRRL, translated from the coding sequence ATGACTGTGTTGATCATTCTGGTTGTGCTGCTCGCGGCCTTCGTCGCGGTTTTTCTGTATCGGCTTGCAGTACTGCGCCGCGGGGGCACCGCGGCGATCCTCCGGGTGACGCCTGCCCCGGGAGACACCGGGTGGCGCCATGGCGTCATCCGCTACGGCGAGGGTTCCCTCGTCTTCTTCAAACTGTCGAGTCTGCGACCCGGCCCCGATTCGCGCATCGAGCGACAGGGCATCGAGGTCGCAGGTCGTCGCAGCCCTGAGGGCTCCGAATTCGACATCATGTCCGAGGAGATCATCATCCTGTCGGTCAGGGACCGCGGGAGTTCGTACGAGATCGCACTGGACGGGGGAGCGCTGACCGCGTTCCTGTCCTGGGTCGAATCACGACCGTCGGGCCGATCGGTCCGCGGTCGCCGACTCTGA
- a CDS encoding F0F1 ATP synthase subunit epsilon: protein MAEMTVELVAVERRLWSGSATLVSAQTTEGEIGVMPGHEPVLGQLVEGGVVAITTADGERIVAAVHGGFLSVTAKTVTILAESADLAEDIDVEAAKAVLAESGDDLEAIAVAKGRVRAVERA, encoded by the coding sequence ATGGCTGAGATGACCGTGGAACTCGTCGCCGTGGAGCGACGGTTGTGGTCTGGTTCGGCGACTCTCGTCAGCGCACAGACGACCGAGGGCGAGATCGGTGTCATGCCTGGGCATGAGCCGGTTCTCGGACAGTTGGTCGAGGGCGGAGTGGTTGCGATCACGACGGCCGACGGTGAGCGTATCGTCGCTGCTGTGCACGGCGGATTCCTGTCCGTGACCGCGAAGACAGTCACGATCCTCGCCGAGTCAGCAGACTTGGCCGAGGACATCGATGTGGAAGCGGCCAAGGCCGTGCTCGCAGAGAGTGGAGACGACCTCGAGGCGATTGCTGTCGCCAAGGGGCGGGTCCGCGCTGTAGAGCGCGCCTAG
- the atpD gene encoding F0F1 ATP synthase subunit beta, which translates to MTAAVTENNGAGSDSSVAGRVVRVIGPVVDVEFPRGAIPELFNALHAEITLPSVAKTLTLEVAQHLGDNLVRTVSMQPTDGLIRGTSVSDTGKPISVPVGDVVKGHVFNALGDCLDAPGTGRDGEQWGIHRKPPAFDQLEGKTEILETGIKVIDLLTPYVKGGKIGLFGGAGVGKTVLIQEMITRIAREFSGTSVFAGVGERTREGTDLHLEMEEMGVLQDTALVFGQMDEPPGTRMRVALSALTMAEYFRDVQGQDVLLFIDNIFRFTQAGSEVSTLLGRMPSAVGYQPTLADEMGELQERITSTRGRSITSLQAIYVPADDYTDPAPATTFAHLDATTELSRPISQMGIYPAVDPLTSTSRILEPGIVGAEHFRVANEVKRILQKYKELQDIIAILGMDELQEEDKVLVGRARRLQKFLGQNFIVAEKFTGEPGSVVPLRDTIEAFDRICKGEFDHLPEQAFNSCGGLDDVEAAAKKIAGK; encoded by the coding sequence ATGACCGCAGCAGTAACCGAAAACAACGGGGCAGGCTCGGATTCGTCCGTCGCCGGCCGCGTCGTGCGGGTCATCGGTCCCGTCGTGGACGTTGAATTCCCGCGTGGCGCCATTCCTGAACTGTTCAACGCCCTGCACGCCGAGATCACGCTCCCCTCGGTCGCCAAGACGCTGACCCTCGAGGTCGCACAGCACCTCGGCGACAACCTGGTGCGCACCGTCTCGATGCAGCCCACCGACGGTCTGATCCGCGGCACCTCGGTGTCGGACACGGGCAAGCCGATCTCGGTTCCGGTCGGCGACGTCGTCAAGGGCCACGTCTTCAACGCGCTGGGCGACTGCCTCGACGCTCCCGGTACGGGTCGCGACGGCGAGCAGTGGGGCATCCACCGCAAGCCACCGGCCTTCGACCAGCTCGAGGGCAAGACGGAGATCCTCGAGACCGGCATCAAGGTCATCGACCTCCTCACCCCGTACGTCAAGGGTGGAAAGATCGGTCTGTTCGGTGGTGCCGGTGTCGGCAAGACCGTTCTGATCCAGGAAATGATCACCCGTATCGCCCGCGAGTTCTCCGGAACCTCGGTGTTCGCAGGCGTCGGTGAGCGCACCCGTGAGGGCACCGACCTTCACCTCGAGATGGAAGAGATGGGCGTCCTCCAGGACACCGCCCTTGTCTTCGGCCAGATGGACGAGCCGCCGGGAACGCGTATGCGCGTCGCCCTGTCCGCGCTGACCATGGCGGAATACTTCCGCGATGTCCAGGGCCAGGACGTGCTGCTGTTCATCGACAACATCTTCCGTTTCACCCAGGCCGGTTCCGAGGTGTCGACCCTGCTCGGTCGTATGCCTTCGGCCGTGGGTTACCAGCCGACCCTGGCTGACGAGATGGGTGAGCTGCAGGAGCGCATCACCTCGACGCGAGGCCGCTCCATCACCTCGCTGCAGGCGATCTACGTGCCCGCCGACGACTACACCGACCCGGCGCCGGCCACGACGTTCGCGCACCTCGACGCCACCACCGAGCTGTCGCGTCCGATCTCGCAGATGGGTATCTACCCCGCTGTGGACCCGCTGACCTCCACCTCCCGCATCCTGGAGCCCGGCATCGTCGGTGCCGAGCACTTCCGGGTCGCCAACGAGGTCAAGCGCATCCTGCAGAAGTACAAGGAACTGCAAGACATCATCGCCATCCTCGGTATGGACGAGCTGCAGGAAGAGGACAAGGTGCTCGTCGGCCGTGCCCGCCGCCTGCAGAAGTTCCTCGGCCAGAACTTCATCGTCGCCGAGAAGTTCACCGGTGAGCCCGGCTCCGTGGTGCCGCTCCGTGACACCATCGAGGCGTTCGACCGCATCTGCAAGGGCGAGTTCGATCACCTGCCCGAGCAGGCGTTCAACAGCTGTGGTGGACTCGACGACGTCGAGGCTGCAGCCAAGAAGATCGCCGGGAAGTAG
- a CDS encoding F0F1 ATP synthase subunit gamma: MASILELRSRIKSVNSTKKITKAQELIATSRITKAQSRVAAAKPYAEEITKVLSELASASASLDHPLLNERTDPKRAAVLVVTSDRGMCGGYNSNVLKEAEELFQLLRSEGKDPVIYVLGSKGLGYYTFRDRDLGGAWTGFSQDPGYSDAAKASRHLVDLFMAGSGSEVPAPNGEGTIEGVDELHIVYTRFVSMLTQSPEVRRMAPLEVMVSEEHVELGEDMLSNGHGSSNSEPVAGYNFEPEPDKLLGALLPKYISTRIYSSLLDAAASESAARRTAMKAATDNANELVNTLSRQANQARQAQITQEISEIVGGANALASSAGSD; this comes from the coding sequence ATGGCAAGCATTCTCGAACTGAGGTCTCGCATCAAGTCGGTCAACTCGACCAAGAAGATCACCAAGGCGCAGGAACTGATCGCGACCTCGCGGATCACGAAGGCACAGTCGCGCGTCGCTGCGGCGAAGCCGTACGCCGAGGAGATCACGAAGGTTCTCTCGGAGCTGGCGAGCGCGTCCGCTTCCCTGGACCACCCGTTACTCAACGAGCGCACCGATCCCAAGCGTGCCGCGGTCCTGGTCGTCACCAGCGACCGCGGTATGTGCGGCGGATACAACTCCAACGTCCTCAAGGAGGCCGAGGAGCTGTTCCAGCTGCTGCGCAGCGAGGGCAAGGACCCGGTCATCTACGTGCTCGGATCCAAGGGTCTGGGCTACTACACGTTCCGGGACCGCGATCTGGGGGGTGCGTGGACCGGGTTCTCCCAGGATCCGGGCTACTCCGATGCTGCCAAGGCGAGCCGGCACCTGGTCGACCTGTTCATGGCCGGATCAGGCTCCGAGGTCCCCGCGCCGAACGGCGAGGGCACCATCGAAGGCGTCGACGAGCTGCACATCGTCTACACCCGTTTCGTGTCGATGCTGACCCAGTCGCCCGAGGTGCGCCGGATGGCTCCCCTCGAGGTGATGGTCTCCGAGGAGCACGTCGAGCTCGGCGAAGACATGCTGTCGAACGGTCACGGGTCCAGCAACTCGGAACCGGTCGCCGGATACAACTTCGAGCCGGAACCCGACAAGCTGCTCGGGGCCCTGCTGCCGAAGTACATCAGCACCCGCATCTACTCCTCGCTGCTGGATGCTGCGGCGTCGGAGTCGGCTGCCCGTCGTACCGCCATGAAGGCCGCGACGGACAACGCAAACGAACTGGTGAACACGTTGAGCCGTCAGGCAAACCAGGCTCGCCAGGCCCAGATCACCCAGGAAATCAGCGAGATCGTCGGCGGCGCGAATGCGCTCGCCTCGAGCGCAGGAAGTGACTAA
- the atpA gene encoding F0F1 ATP synthase subunit alpha, whose protein sequence is MAELTISSDEIRSAIENYTASYSPEASREEVGVVTDTSDGIAHVSGLPSAMANELLEFPGGILGVALNLDATEIGAVILGDYENIQEGQEVKRTGDVLSVPVGDAFLGRVINPLGQPIDGLGEIASDETRALELQAASVLERQPVEEPLQTGIKAIDAMTPIGRGQRQLVIGDRKTGKTAVCIDAILNQKANWETGDEKQQVRCIYVAIGQKGSTIAGVKAALEEQGAMEYTTIVAAPASDSAGFKWLAPYTGSAIGQHWMYQGKHVLVVFDDLTKQAEAYRAISLLLRRPPGREAYPGDVFYLHSRLLERSAKLSDALGGGSLTALPIIETKANDVSAYIPTNVISITDGQVFLESDLFNKGVRPAINVGISVSRVGGAAQTKGMKKVSGSLRLELAQFRELEAFSAFASDLDAASKAQLERGARLVELLKQDQYSPIPVEDQIVSIYLAGEGVFDSVPVGDVRRFEAELLDELHRTASGVYESIKGGKALDADNAKALVEATDKFKETFLASDGSRVVNEAEAEALDAGEVGHEQINVKRTTVSK, encoded by the coding sequence ATGGCGGAGCTGACGATCTCCTCCGACGAGATCCGTAGCGCGATCGAGAACTACACCGCGAGCTACTCCCCGGAGGCCTCCCGCGAAGAGGTCGGCGTCGTGACCGACACCAGCGACGGCATCGCGCACGTCAGTGGCCTGCCTTCGGCGATGGCCAACGAACTGCTGGAGTTCCCCGGCGGAATTCTGGGCGTCGCGCTCAACCTGGATGCCACCGAGATCGGTGCCGTCATCCTGGGCGATTACGAGAACATCCAGGAAGGCCAGGAAGTCAAGCGGACCGGCGACGTGCTGTCGGTGCCCGTCGGCGACGCCTTCCTCGGCCGCGTCATCAACCCGCTCGGCCAGCCGATCGACGGCCTGGGCGAGATCGCGAGCGACGAGACCCGCGCCCTCGAGCTGCAGGCTGCCTCGGTCCTCGAGCGTCAGCCCGTCGAGGAGCCGCTGCAGACCGGCATCAAGGCCATCGACGCGATGACCCCGATCGGCCGCGGACAGCGTCAGCTCGTCATCGGCGACCGTAAGACGGGCAAGACCGCCGTCTGCATCGACGCGATCCTGAACCAGAAGGCCAACTGGGAGACCGGCGACGAGAAGCAGCAGGTTCGCTGCATCTACGTCGCGATCGGCCAGAAGGGTTCCACCATCGCGGGCGTCAAGGCTGCCCTCGAGGAGCAGGGCGCGATGGAGTACACCACCATCGTCGCCGCCCCGGCCTCCGACTCCGCCGGTTTCAAGTGGCTCGCCCCCTACACCGGCTCCGCCATCGGTCAGCACTGGATGTACCAGGGCAAGCACGTCCTGGTCGTGTTCGACGACCTGACCAAGCAGGCCGAGGCGTACCGCGCCATCTCGCTGCTGCTGCGCCGCCCGCCGGGACGTGAGGCATACCCCGGTGACGTCTTCTACCTGCACTCCCGCCTGCTGGAGCGTTCGGCCAAGCTGTCCGACGCGCTGGGTGGAGGCTCGCTGACCGCGCTGCCGATTATCGAGACCAAGGCCAACGACGTCTCGGCGTACATCCCGACCAACGTCATCTCCATCACCGACGGTCAGGTGTTCCTCGAGTCGGACCTGTTCAACAAGGGTGTCCGTCCCGCCATCAACGTCGGCATCTCGGTGTCCCGTGTCGGTGGCGCCGCGCAGACCAAGGGCATGAAGAAGGTGTCCGGCTCGCTGCGTCTGGAGCTGGCCCAGTTCCGCGAGCTCGAGGCGTTCTCCGCCTTCGCCTCCGATCTGGACGCCGCCTCGAAGGCACAGCTCGAGCGTGGTGCCCGCCTGGTGGAGCTGCTCAAGCAGGATCAGTACAGCCCGATCCCCGTCGAGGACCAGATCGTGTCGATCTACCTTGCCGGTGAAGGTGTCTTCGACAGCGTGCCCGTCGGCGACGTCCGCCGCTTCGAGGCCGAGCTGCTCGACGAGCTGCACCGCACCGCCTCCGGCGTGTACGAGAGCATCAAGGGCGGCAAGGCCCTCGACGCCGACAACGCCAAGGCGCTGGTCGAGGCCACCGACAAGTTCAAGGAGACCTTCCTCGCGTCCGACGGAAGCCGGGTCGTGAACGAGGCCGAGGCTGAAGCCCTGGACGCCGGCGAGGTCGGCCACGAGCAGATCAACGTCAAGCGCACCACCGTCAGCAAGTGA
- a CDS encoding F0F1 ATP synthase subunit delta, translated as MYAASREALTQTRAALSSALGSVSAGAATAAAAQIGAELFSVVEILDEQRTLRSALSDTSTTGSVREGLAERVFGSKVSAETLAVVKSAAGQDWSVTSDLLNSLVLLGRESLLKAAADQGQLDAVEDELFRLGRIVAGDPKLEQSLSDRSVPAKGKRDLLSKLLYGKVTAVSEALATQAVGRLKNSAPADAFDELSNLAAAQRKAVVAKVRSAAPLSSEQSDRLTATLTRTYGKPVTVHVEVDPELLSGLVVRVGDEVIDGSGAGRLAALRKSLK; from the coding sequence ATGTACGCAGCGAGCCGTGAGGCCTTGACGCAGACCCGTGCTGCGTTGTCTTCGGCCTTGGGATCCGTCTCTGCCGGAGCAGCCACAGCGGCCGCGGCCCAGATCGGGGCCGAGCTGTTCTCGGTCGTCGAGATCCTGGACGAGCAGCGCACTCTCCGGAGTGCCCTGTCGGACACCTCGACGACCGGGAGCGTTCGCGAAGGTCTGGCCGAGCGGGTGTTCGGCAGCAAGGTCTCGGCCGAGACCCTCGCCGTCGTGAAGTCGGCGGCGGGCCAGGACTGGTCCGTCACCTCCGACCTGCTCAACTCGCTGGTGCTCCTCGGTCGGGAATCGCTGCTGAAGGCAGCGGCCGATCAGGGACAGCTCGACGCCGTCGAGGACGAGCTCTTCCGCCTCGGCCGCATCGTTGCCGGTGACCCGAAGCTCGAGCAGTCACTGTCCGACCGTTCCGTACCGGCGAAGGGCAAGCGTGACCTGCTCTCCAAGCTGCTGTACGGCAAGGTCACCGCTGTCTCCGAGGCATTGGCGACCCAGGCAGTGGGCCGGTTGAAGAACTCCGCACCCGCGGACGCCTTCGACGAACTGTCGAATCTGGCAGCAGCACAGCGGAAGGCGGTTGTCGCCAAGGTGCGCAGCGCTGCACCGCTGTCCAGTGAGCAGTCGGATCGGCTGACCGCCACCCTCACCCGTACCTACGGGAAGCCGGTGACGGTTCACGTGGAGGTCGATCCTGAACTCCTCAGCGGCTTGGTCGTCCGGGTGGGCGACGAGGTGATCGACGGCAGCGGAGCGGGACGTCTCGCAGCGTTGCGGAAGTCCCTCAAGTAG